The following are encoded together in the Solenopsis invicta isolate M01_SB chromosome 14, UNIL_Sinv_3.0, whole genome shotgun sequence genome:
- the LOC120359487 gene encoding uncharacterized protein LOC120359487 — MEDIRSVKSLMTQKAFMGSLDLKDAYHVVPVHKDHRKFLRFKFLDKLYQFTCLPFGLSTSPYVFTKLMKPVMNHLRLRGIVTVIYLDDILFIHKSKKICQSNINYAKELMEHLGFIINYQKSSLIPSQECTYLGFKINSNTFCLELTDKKKIKIVELINQVYEGKRYRIRDIAKLLGTLTAACPAMAYSKVYVKRLEREKFLALILNNNDFEGKMHITKAAIEELQWWKRVVPLGYNPIRVQKFNMEIYSDSSTTGWGAYCNNVRISGFWSKKERKCHINYLELKAAFFALQSFASELVSCEILLRLDNTTAIAYVNKAGGIKFPHLSELARKIWQWCEKRKIWITASYIPSSENIEADAASRITNIDTEWELSDEIFKKIERSFGPFDIDLFASRLNKKCKKFCSRFPDPDATFVDAFTISWENKEFYAFPPFSLILQTLRKFILDKAEGTIVVPLWISQPWFPLFKSLLASEPLIFPPSKKLLLSPCRQRTHPLATKLSLMAGQLSGKLQKGVTEDSVDIMVNSITPSTLKQYESALKLWMKFAVEHQFDAFNSTTTSILMFLTQRFKEGAGYSTLNTTRSAIALISLYNISQDGLIARFLKGIYKKSPVRPKYASTWDITVLTYIEELPPLNQLSFKEIAEKIATLLALTTAHRLQTLVLIRVENIHVSTEGLTIKIPDLIKTSKPGKFQPELYLPYFKEKPKLCTASAILEYLEYTKKFRDNNNTRLLIATVKPYGAVSAQTIGHWIKALLNKAGIDTKQFSAYSTRHAAVSTAFRKGVDVTTIRRTAGWSAQSQTFFKFYNKPLQTSNDEFIRAILG, encoded by the coding sequence ATGGAGGATATTCGATCAGTAAAGAGTTTGATGACACAAAAAGCATTTATGGGTTCATTAGATTTAAAGGATGCTTATCACGTAGTTCCTGTACACAAAGATCATAGAAAATTTCTCCGTTTCAAATTTCTTGATAAGCTATACCAATTCACTTGCCTCCCCTTTGGGCTTTCTACCAGTCCGTATGTATTTACAAAGTTGATGAAACCAGTCATGAACCATCTAAGACTACGGGGAATAGTGACAGTAATATATCTAGAcgatatactttttatacacaAATCCAAGAAAATCTGTcagagtaatattaattatgctaAAGAATTAATGGAACATCTaggttttattataaattatcagaAAAGTTCCCTAATACCTAGTCAAGAATGTACTTATTTgggttttaaaattaattcaaataccTTTTGTTTAGAATTaacagataaaaagaaaattaaaattgtagaattGATAAACCAAGTTTACGAAGGAAAACGGTACAGAATTCGAGACATAGCAAAATTATTAGGTACTTTGACGGCAGCTTGCCCGGCAATGGCATACAGTAAAGTATATGTTAAGAGATTGGAAAGGGAAAAGTTTTTAgcattaatacttaataataacgattttgaaggaaaaatgCATATAACGAAAGCGGCAATAGAAGAATTACAGTGGTGGAAACGAGTTGTACCATTAGGTTATAATCCAATTAgagttcaaaaatttaatatggaaATATATTCGGATTCCTCAACGACTGGTTGGGGCGCTTATTGTAACAATGTTAGAATCAGCGGGTTTTggagtaaaaaagaaagaaagtgccatataaattatttagaactcAAGGCAGCCTTTTTTGCGCTACAAAGCTTTGCATCCGAATTGGTTTCGTGCGAAATTCTGTTACGATTGGACAATACAACTGCAATAGCGTATGTCAATAAAGCGGGAGGAATCAAATTTCCTCACCTCAGCGAACTAGCCCGGAAAATATGGCAATGGTGCGAAAAGAGAAAGATTTGGATCACGGCATCTTACATTCCGTCTAGTGAGAATATAGAGGCAGACGCGGCGTCGCGTATTACTAATATTGATACCGAATGGGAGCTATCggatgaaatctttaaaaaaattgaaagaagctTCGGACCATTTGATATAGATCTTTTCGCATCaaggttaaataaaaaatgcaagaaattcTGCTCCAGATTTCCGGATCCGGACGCGACGTTTGTAGACGCGTTTACAATATCATGggaaaacaaagaattttatgcATTCCCCCCCTTTTCTCTAATTTTGCAAAcattaagaaagtttattttagaCAAAGCGGAAGGCACAATTGTAGTGCCTTTATGGATCAGTCAACCTTGGTTTccattatttaaatcattattagcATCGGAACctcttatatttcctccaagtAAGAAGCTTCTATTATCTCCTTGTAGGCAAAGGACGCATCCATTGGCAACGAAACTGTCATTAATGGCAGGGCAGTTATCAGGAAAGCTGCAAAAAGGAGTCACAGAAGACTCAGTGGACATCATGGTAAACTCTATAACACCTTCAACCCTCAAGCAATACGAAAGCGCCTTAAAACTATGGATGAAATTTGCAGTAGAACACCAATTCGATGCGTTTAACTCAACAACTACGtctattttaatgtttctaactCAAAGGTTTAAAGAAGGCGCAGGTTACAGCACCTTAAATACCACCAGGTCGGCGATTGCTCTTATttcattatacaatatttcgcAAGATGGACTTATTGCACGGTTTCTAAAAGGTATTTATAAGAAAAGCCCAGTGAGACCTAAGTATGCTTCAACATGGGATATTACAGTGTTGACATATATTGAAGAGCTCCCGCCTCTAAATCAATTAAGTTTTAAGGAAATAGCAGAAAAGATAGCAACGTTATTAGCATTGACGACTGCACATCGGCTGCAAACATTAGTGCTGATTCGTGTTGAAAATATTCATGTCTCAACGGAAGGACTAACTATAAAAATAccagatttaattaaaacatctaAGCCAGGAAAGTTTCAGCCAGAACTTTATTTGCCGTATTTTAAAGAAAAGCCAAAGTTATGTACAGCATCAgctatattagaatatttagaaTATACCAAAAAATTTAGGGATAACAATAATACAAGATTATTAATAGCTACTGTAAAGCCATATGGTGCGGTAAGTGCACAAACTATTGGGCACTGGATTAAAGCTTTGCTAAACAAAGCCGGTATAGATACAAAGCAGTTTTCTGCGTACAGCACACGGCATGCGGCCGTATCTACTGCGTTCCGAAAAGGTGTAGACGTAACTACAATAAGACGCACGGCAGGTTGGTCTGCTCAGTCACAAACATTctttaagttttataataagCCGTTACAGACTTCGAACGATGAGTTTATTCGGGCAATTTTAggataa
- the LOC120359605 gene encoding uncharacterized protein LOC120359605, which produces MSKTKKRKHSRSRSRERSRNDDRKRNATEEKLEKLREKVDNLTTVITTLIQAREKHKASDRSSPETSEVIINNTDLSRTDEVELTTDADTVPNSLAEKENISEEMSKMLGEDQDAKKLIEVKFHSELQLRWQKWMRDGLPEGNKKAILEMYPRKGDLFSEAPKINLEILPALTEIATKRDQHFAETQNCVGSAIAAAVSMLLEGPEEGIDQEKFTKYLCDVGQLLTEVYHQQSYQERLSLHL; this is translated from the exons atgtCTAAAACGAAGAAAAGGAAACATTCAAGGTCAAGATCAAGAGAAAGATCAAGGAATGATGATAGGAAGCGTAATGCGACCGAGGAAAAGCTCgaaaaattacgagaaaaaGTAGATAACCTCACCACGGTGATTACGACGTTAATACAGGCACGGGAAAAGCATAAGGCTTCAGATCGATCATCTCCGGAAACCA GCGAAGTAATTATAAACAACACTGACCTATCAAGGACAGATGAAGTGGAGTTAACAACGGATGCGGACACAGTTCCAAACAGTCTCGccgaaaaagaaaacatttccGAGGAAATGTCGAAAATGTTAGGGGAAGATCAAGATGCAAAAAAATTGATCGAAGTAAAGTTCCATTCCGAATTACAACTTAGATGGCAGAAATGGATGAGAGATGGATTGCCCGAAGGGAATAAAAAAGCAATCCTGGAGATGTACCCGAGAAAAGGGGACCTTTTCTCGGAAGccccaaaaataaatttggaaatattacCTGCCTTAACGGAAATAGCGACTAAGAGAGATCAACATTTTGCCGAAACGCAAAATTGTGTAGGATCGGCCATTGCAGCGGCAGTGTCCATGCTACTAGAAGGACCTGAAGAAGGCATAGATCAGGAGAAATTTACAAAGTATCTATGTGATGTGGGACAACTGTTAACCGAGGTTTATCACCAACAATCGTATCAAGAAAGGCTTTCATTACACCTCTGA
- the LOC105203988 gene encoding histone acetyltransferase p300 isoform X2, producing the protein MPNITSKDAAELQSSGERLMKVRKVEEKMKIINWEAKKLSIQKCIQSLMHACHCIDANCRLPSCQKMKRVVIHMKNCKRKRQENGDCPICKQLIALCCYHAKHCQKIKCLIPFCFYIKRKIKQQQLQQRSQQTQLLRFGDEHLQS; encoded by the exons ATGCCAAATATAACATCAAAAGATGCCGCGGAATTGCAATCCTCAGGCGAGCGATTGATGAAAGTGAGAAAAGTCGAAGAGAAGATGAAGATAATTAATTGG GAAGCCAAGAAGTTATCAATACAAAAGTGTATTCAATCATTGATGCATGCCTGCCATTGCATAGATGCCAACTGTCGCCTACCAAGTTGTCAGAAGATGAAGCGAGTGGTAATACATATGAAGAATTGCAAGAGAAAGAGGCAAGAGAATGGTGATTGTCCTATATGCAAACAACTAATTGCGTTGTGTTGTTATCACGCAAAACATTGCCAAAAGATCAAGTGTCTCATTCCGTTCTGTTTTTATATTAAGCGCAAAATAAAGCAGCAGCAATTGCAGCAACGATCACAGCAAACGCAACTGCTTAG ATTCGGTGATGAACATCTGCAAAGCTAG
- the LOC105203988 gene encoding histone acetyltransferase p300 isoform X1 — MPNITSKDAAELQSSGERLMKVRKVEEKMKIINWEAKKLSIQKCIQSLMHACHCIDANCRLPSCQKMKRVVIHMKNCKRKRQENGDCPICKQLIALCCYHAKHCQKIKCLIPFCFYIKRKIKQQQLQQRSQQTQLLRSVESSTFCAYIIAIMQKYIITVSMVELAKTPVPDIREVPGSNLG; from the exons ATGCCAAATATAACATCAAAAGATGCCGCGGAATTGCAATCCTCAGGCGAGCGATTGATGAAAGTGAGAAAAGTCGAAGAGAAGATGAAGATAATTAATTGG GAAGCCAAGAAGTTATCAATACAAAAGTGTATTCAATCATTGATGCATGCCTGCCATTGCATAGATGCCAACTGTCGCCTACCAAGTTGTCAGAAGATGAAGCGAGTGGTAATACATATGAAGAATTGCAAGAGAAAGAGGCAAGAGAATGGTGATTGTCCTATATGCAAACAACTAATTGCGTTGTGTTGTTATCACGCAAAACATTGCCAAAAGATCAAGTGTCTCATTCCGTTCTGTTTTTATATTAAGCGCAAAATAAAGCAGCAGCAATTGCAGCAACGATCACAGCAAACGCAACTGCTTAGGTCAGTAGAATCTTCGACTTTTTGTGCATATATTATTGCgataatgcaaaaatatatcaTCACAGTCTCaatggtcgagttggctaagacacccgtaccggatATTCgtgaggtcccaggttcgaaccttggctga